The candidate division KSB1 bacterium genome segment GGCTACGATGCCCGGCCGCTGCGCGCCAACCCCCAGGGCGAGTTGTTTTGATCCTGCGGCATCCGGCACGGCGCATTCCCCGCGCACCCTCATTCTGAGCCGGTGTTGCGCATTAACACCAGAATGGCGCCCTGCGGCACCACCAGATAATTTTTATCATCGATCTTGATTTCGACCGCGGCTTTGCGCAGGAAAATGGCATAATCACCCTCGCGCGCCTGCATCGGCAGATGGCGCGATTCCCGGCGGGCCGGCTTCCAGGGCTCGCTGTCGACCTCGCCAAAATCCGGCAGCGGTGTGCCCGGCCCGGTGGCCACGATCCTGCCGCCCTGAACCGATTCCCGTTCCACCGCCCATTTGGGCAAATACAACCCGACCTCGGTGCGCTCCTCCCCC includes the following:
- a CDS encoding co-chaperone GroES family protein, whose translation is MRRAKTGKRTRLLVVGDRVLIEPDEGEERTEVGLYLPKWAVERESVQGGRIVATGPGTPLPDFGEVDSEPWKPARRESRHLPMQAREGDYAIFLRKAAVEIKIDDKNYLVVPQGAILVLMRNTGSE